One genomic segment of Mycolicibacterium psychrotolerans includes these proteins:
- a CDS encoding phosphatase PAP2 family protein translates to MSAIDQSSIALTHDTDVPSPPTRARRLRIARWVAVAVWATVVVWRTVTDGFAFNRELLLVYICTGLIAASIGQGRRVFQVVRDWLPFALVLIAYDLSRGAATLIGRPTLWHWQADADRAIFFGAMPTVWLQERLKLPSPPWWEVVISSVYMSFFILPYVIAGVLWLRDREEWKAFVRLFVGLNFTALLIYALLPAAPPWAAARCTPGDVADGPSGPGCMFRSARGVPDGGLLGAMQSTQDGAHDWVERIVGRGWGKLNLHSATALLDQGQASVNLVAAIPSLHAGMSAALAAFLWTRVQRWWRPLLVAYPLVMAFTLVYSAEHYVVDLLLGWVLAAVVILALKRFEARRRRAADMVSVTDLV, encoded by the coding sequence GTGTCCGCAATTGACCAGTCGTCGATTGCGCTGACGCACGATACCGACGTCCCGTCGCCGCCGACGCGGGCGCGCCGGTTGCGGATCGCACGCTGGGTCGCGGTAGCGGTCTGGGCGACGGTGGTGGTCTGGCGCACCGTCACCGACGGTTTCGCGTTCAACCGAGAGCTGCTGTTGGTCTATATCTGCACCGGGCTGATCGCGGCGAGCATCGGGCAGGGCCGGCGCGTGTTCCAGGTGGTCCGCGACTGGCTGCCGTTCGCGCTCGTGCTCATCGCCTACGACCTGAGCAGGGGAGCGGCCACGCTGATCGGACGGCCAACCCTGTGGCACTGGCAGGCGGACGCCGATCGCGCGATCTTCTTCGGTGCCATGCCGACCGTGTGGTTGCAGGAACGCCTCAAACTGCCGTCTCCGCCCTGGTGGGAGGTGGTGATCAGCAGTGTCTACATGTCGTTCTTCATCCTCCCGTACGTGATCGCCGGTGTGTTGTGGCTGCGGGACCGCGAGGAATGGAAAGCCTTCGTCCGGTTGTTCGTCGGGCTCAATTTCACGGCGCTGTTGATCTACGCGCTGCTGCCCGCTGCCCCGCCGTGGGCCGCCGCCCGGTGCACGCCCGGTGACGTCGCCGACGGCCCGTCGGGGCCGGGCTGCATGTTCCGTTCTGCCCGCGGCGTGCCCGACGGCGGTCTGCTCGGCGCCATGCAGTCCACCCAGGATGGCGCGCACGACTGGGTGGAGCGGATTGTCGGGCGTGGGTGGGGCAAGTTGAATCTGCACTCGGCCACCGCTCTGCTCGACCAGGGGCAGGCCAGCGTCAACCTGGTGGCGGCCATCCCGTCCCTGCACGCCGGCATGTCCGCGGCGCTGGCGGCCTTCCTCTGGACCCGTGTCCAGCGCTGGTGGCGCCCGCTGCTGGTGGCCTATCCCTTGGTCATGGCCTTCACGCTCGTCTACAGCGCCGAGCATTACGTGGTCGATCTTCTGTTGGGCTGGGTGCTCGCCGCAGTGGTGATCCTCGCCCTGAAGCGGTTCGAGGCGCGCCGCCGCCGTGCGGCCGACATGGTTTCTGTTACAGATCTTGTGTGA
- a CDS encoding deoxyribonuclease IV gives MLIGSHVHGDDPLAAAQADGADVLQFFLGNPQSWKKPKPRDDADALKASSTPIYVHAPYLINVASANNRVRIPSRKILQDTCDAAADVGATAVIVHGGHADDNDMQAGFERWAKALDYLETDVPVYLENTAGGDHAMARHFDTIARLWDHIGDKGIGFCLDTCHAWAAGEALIDAVERIKAITGRIDLVHCNDSRDAAGSGADRHANFGTGQIDPQLLVAVVSAAGAPVICETADEGRKDDIAFLREHLR, from the coding sequence GTGCTGATCGGATCCCATGTCCACGGTGACGACCCTCTGGCCGCGGCGCAGGCCGACGGCGCCGACGTTCTCCAGTTCTTCCTCGGCAACCCGCAGAGCTGGAAGAAGCCGAAGCCGCGGGATGACGCCGACGCGCTCAAGGCGTCGTCGACCCCCATCTACGTGCACGCGCCGTATCTGATCAACGTGGCATCGGCCAACAACCGGGTCCGCATTCCGTCGCGCAAGATCCTGCAGGACACGTGCGACGCGGCGGCCGACGTCGGCGCCACCGCGGTGATCGTGCACGGCGGCCACGCCGACGACAACGACATGCAGGCAGGCTTCGAGCGCTGGGCCAAGGCGCTGGACTACCTGGAGACCGATGTGCCGGTGTATCTGGAGAACACCGCGGGCGGTGACCACGCGATGGCGCGGCATTTCGACACGATCGCACGGCTGTGGGACCACATCGGGGACAAGGGCATCGGGTTCTGCCTGGACACCTGTCACGCATGGGCGGCGGGCGAGGCGCTGATCGACGCGGTCGAACGGATCAAGGCGATCACCGGACGCATCGACCTGGTGCACTGCAACGACTCCAGAGACGCGGCAGGGTCCGGGGCCGACCGGCACGCCAACTTCGGCACCGGCCAGATCGATCCGCAGCTGCTGGTGGCCGTGGTCTCGGCGGCCGGCGCCCCGGTGATCTGCGAGACGGCCGACGAGGGACGCAAGGACGACATCGCGTTCCTGCGGGAGCATCTGCGCTGA
- a CDS encoding alpha/beta fold hydrolase, with protein sequence MQTTSRGLRIHYTVDGDGPPLVLVPGTLLAARHWKDFGYVDTLARDWRVIAIDPLGHGASDRPQEPDAYRPASVTADLVAVLDAEGVRRATVWGYSRGGWLAVNLAARYPQRVERLVVGAYAMHAHEEEVDRILVRFAAMLRDGDWARVWEAFGITDPAVRTMLEDGNDARAVAAAVTGSMCPTRYVDPASIACSATYYVGSQEWIVPHVRADVAALGAHGATLDVIVDQTHFGVFLDAAEPVLAAVTARLRE encoded by the coding sequence GTGCAGACGACGTCGCGGGGCTTGCGCATCCACTACACCGTCGACGGCGACGGCCCGCCGCTCGTCCTCGTCCCGGGGACCCTGCTGGCGGCCCGGCACTGGAAGGACTTCGGTTACGTCGACACCCTGGCCCGCGACTGGCGGGTGATCGCCATCGACCCTCTCGGGCACGGCGCAAGCGACCGACCCCAGGAGCCGGACGCCTACCGTCCCGCGAGCGTCACGGCGGATCTGGTCGCCGTGCTCGATGCCGAGGGCGTACGGCGGGCCACCGTGTGGGGTTACTCCCGGGGCGGGTGGCTGGCGGTCAATCTGGCCGCCCGGTACCCGCAGCGGGTCGAACGCCTCGTGGTCGGCGCGTACGCGATGCACGCCCACGAGGAGGAGGTGGATCGGATCCTGGTCCGCTTCGCCGCGATGTTGCGCGACGGCGACTGGGCCCGCGTCTGGGAGGCGTTCGGCATCACCGATCCCGCGGTGCGAACGATGCTCGAGGACGGCAACGACGCACGCGCGGTGGCGGCGGCGGTCACCGGGTCGATGTGCCCGACGAGGTACGTCGACCCGGCGTCCATCGCCTGCAGCGCCACCTACTACGTCGGCTCCCAGGAGTGGATCGTGCCGCACGTGCGCGCCGACGTCGCCGCACTGGGCGCACACGGGGCGACACTCGACGTGATCGTCGACCAGACGCATTTCGGGGTGTTCCTCGACGCGGCGGAACCGGTGCTCGCGGCCGTGACCGCGCGGCTGCGGGAGTAA
- the sthA gene encoding Si-specific NAD(P)(+) transhydrogenase: MASQTEYDLVVIGSGPGGQKAAVAASKLGKSVAVIERGWMLGGVCVNTGTIPSKTLREAVIYLTGMNQRELYGTSYRVKDNITTEDLHMRTSHVITREIDVVRSQLIRNKIDLFTGHGRFVDPHTVVVENENDSEHTTVSGEHIVIATGTKPARPDGIEFDDEHVLDSDGILGLKKVPTSMVVVGAGVVGIEYASIFAALGTKVTVVEKRPSMLDFVDSEIVEALTFHLRDLAVTFRFGEEVTGVEIGDESTLTTLASGKQIAADTVMYSAGRQGLTDTLDLKAAGLEADKRGRLDVGDDFRTAVEHIFAVGDVIGFPALAATSMDQGRLAAYHAFDEPANDMTALQPIGIYTIPEVSYVGATEAELTEQSIPYEFGVARYRELARGQIAGDSHGMLKLLVSTEDRTLLGVHIFGTNATELIHIGQAVMGCGGTVDYLVDAVLNYPTFSEAYKVAALDVTNKLRAVEEFRK, encoded by the coding sequence ATGGCGTCGCAGACGGAGTACGACCTGGTGGTCATCGGCTCGGGACCGGGCGGGCAGAAAGCGGCAGTGGCCGCGTCCAAGCTGGGTAAGTCCGTCGCGGTCATCGAACGGGGCTGGATGCTGGGCGGCGTCTGCGTGAACACCGGCACGATCCCGTCGAAGACGCTGCGCGAGGCGGTCATCTACCTGACCGGAATGAACCAGCGCGAGCTGTACGGCACCAGCTACCGGGTCAAGGACAACATCACCACCGAGGACCTGCACATGCGTACCTCGCACGTCATCACCCGGGAGATCGACGTCGTCCGCAGCCAGCTGATACGCAACAAGATCGACCTGTTCACCGGCCACGGCCGCTTCGTCGACCCACACACCGTGGTGGTCGAGAACGAGAACGACAGTGAGCACACCACCGTCAGCGGCGAGCACATCGTGATCGCCACCGGCACCAAACCCGCACGGCCGGACGGCATCGAGTTCGACGACGAGCACGTGCTCGACTCCGACGGAATCCTCGGGTTGAAGAAGGTGCCGACGTCGATGGTCGTCGTCGGAGCGGGCGTCGTCGGGATCGAGTACGCGTCGATCTTCGCCGCGCTCGGCACGAAGGTCACCGTCGTCGAGAAGCGGCCCTCCATGCTCGACTTCGTCGACTCGGAGATCGTCGAGGCGCTGACCTTTCACCTGCGCGATCTGGCGGTCACGTTCCGGTTCGGTGAGGAGGTGACGGGCGTGGAGATCGGCGACGAGTCGACGTTGACGACGCTGGCCTCCGGGAAACAGATCGCCGCCGACACCGTGATGTACTCGGCCGGCCGCCAAGGCCTCACCGACACGTTGGATCTGAAGGCCGCCGGACTCGAGGCCGACAAGAGGGGGCGTTTGGACGTCGGTGACGATTTCCGCACCGCCGTCGAGCACATCTTCGCCGTCGGCGACGTCATCGGATTTCCCGCGCTGGCGGCCACCTCGATGGATCAGGGCCGGCTCGCCGCGTACCACGCGTTCGACGAGCCTGCGAATGACATGACCGCCCTGCAACCGATCGGGATCTACACCATCCCCGAGGTCTCCTACGTCGGCGCCACCGAAGCCGAGCTGACGGAGCAGTCCATCCCGTACGAGTTCGGGGTGGCCCGCTACCGCGAACTCGCCCGCGGTCAGATCGCCGGCGACTCCCACGGCATGCTCAAGCTTCTGGTGTCGACCGAGGACCGCACGCTGCTCGGCGTCCACATCTTCGGCACGAACGCCACCGAGCTCATCCATATCGGGCAGGCGGTGATGGGGTGCGGCGGCACGGTCGACTACCTCGTCGACGCCGTGCTCAACTATCCGACGTTCTCCGAGGCTTACAAGGTGGCGGCGCTGGACGTGACCAACAAGCTGCGCGCGGTCGAAGAGTTCCGGAAATAG
- a CDS encoding DNA-directed RNA polymerase subunit beta', translating into MLDVNFFDELRIGLATADDIRNWSYGEVKKPETINYRTLKPEKDGLFCEKIFGPTRDWECYCGKYKRVRFKGIICERCGVEVTRAKVRRERMGHIELAAPVTHIWYFKGVPSRLGYLLDLAPKDLEKIIYFAAYVITAVDDEMRHNELSTLEAEMAVERKAIEDQRDADLEARAQKLEADMKELEDEGAKSDVKRKVRDGGEREMRQLRDRTQRELDRLDEIWTTFTKLAPKQLIVDELLYRELQDRYGEYFTGAMGAESIKKLIESFDIDAEAESLRDTIKNGKGQKKLRALKRLKVVAAFQTNANSPMGMVLDAVPVIPPELRPMVQLDGGRFATSDLNDLYRRVINRNNRLKRLIDLGAPEIIVNNEKRMLQESVDALFDNGRRGRPVTGPGNRPLKSLSDLLKGKQGRFRQNLLGKRVDYSGRSVIVVGPQLKLHQCGLPKLMALELFKPFVMKRLVDLNHAQNIKSAKRMVERQRPQVWDVLEEVIGEHPVLLNRAPTLHRLGIQAFEPQLVEGKAIQLHPLVCEAFNADFDGDQMAVHLPLSAEAQAEARILMLSSNNILSPASGRPLAMPRLDMVTGLYFLTTEIEGDTGHYTPAAKDQPESGVYSSPAEAIMALDRGALSVRAKIRVRLTQQRPPVDLEAQLFENGWTPGDAWTADTTLGRVLFNELLPKGYPFVNEQMHKKVQARIINDLAERYPMIVVAQTVDKLKDAGFHWATRSGVTVSMADVLVPPQKQEILDRYEKEADGIEKKYQRGALNHDERNEALVKIWQDATEEVGKALEEYYPEDNPIITIVKSGATGNLTQTRTLAGMKGLVTNPKGEFIPRPIKSSFREGLTVLEYFINTHGARKGLADTALRTADSGYLTRRLVDVSQDVIVRENDCETERGINVTLAEKQDDGTLVRDQHIETSAYARTLATDAVDADGNVVVERGHDLGDPAIDALLAAGITEVKVRSVLTCTTGTGVCAMCYGRSMATGKLVDIGEAVGIVAAQSIGEPGTQLTMRTFHQGGVTGGQDIVGGLPRVQELFEARVPRNRAPIADVSGRIRLEESDKFYKITIVPDDGGEEVVYDKLSRRQRLKVFKHEDGSERLLTDGDHVEVGQQLMEGSADPHEVLRVQGPREVQIHLVKEVQEVYRAQGVSIHDKHIEVIVRQMLRRVTIIDSGATEFLPGSLTERGEFETENRRVVAEGNEPAAGRPVLMGITKASLATDSWLSAASFQETTRVLTDAAINCRSDKLQGLKENVIIGKLIPAGTGINRYRNIQVQPTEEARAAAYTIPSYEDQYYSPDFGQATGAAVPLDDYGYSDYR; encoded by the coding sequence GTGTTAGACGTCAACTTCTTCGATGAACTCCGCATCGGTCTGGCCACCGCGGACGACATCCGTAACTGGTCCTACGGCGAGGTCAAGAAGCCGGAGACCATCAACTACCGCACGCTCAAGCCCGAGAAGGACGGTCTGTTCTGCGAGAAGATCTTCGGACCGACTCGCGACTGGGAGTGCTACTGCGGTAAGTACAAGCGCGTCCGCTTCAAGGGCATCATCTGCGAGCGCTGCGGCGTCGAGGTGACCCGCGCCAAAGTGCGTCGTGAGCGGATGGGCCACATCGAGCTGGCCGCGCCGGTCACGCACATCTGGTACTTCAAGGGTGTGCCGTCGCGGTTGGGCTACCTGCTCGACCTGGCGCCGAAGGATCTCGAGAAGATCATCTACTTCGCGGCCTACGTCATCACGGCGGTCGACGACGAGATGCGGCACAACGAGCTCTCCACCCTCGAGGCGGAGATGGCTGTCGAGCGCAAGGCGATCGAGGATCAGCGCGACGCCGACCTGGAGGCGCGGGCCCAGAAGCTCGAAGCCGACATGAAGGAGCTCGAGGACGAGGGCGCCAAGTCCGACGTCAAGCGCAAGGTGCGCGACGGTGGCGAGCGCGAGATGCGTCAGCTGCGCGATCGGACCCAGCGTGAGCTCGACCGGCTCGACGAGATCTGGACGACGTTCACCAAGCTGGCTCCCAAGCAGCTGATCGTCGACGAGCTGCTCTACCGCGAGCTGCAGGACCGCTACGGCGAGTACTTCACCGGTGCCATGGGCGCGGAGTCGATCAAGAAGCTCATCGAGAGCTTCGACATCGACGCCGAAGCCGAGTCGCTGCGCGACACCATCAAGAACGGCAAGGGGCAGAAGAAGCTGCGCGCGCTCAAGCGACTCAAGGTCGTCGCAGCGTTCCAGACCAATGCCAACTCGCCGATGGGCATGGTGCTCGACGCGGTTCCGGTGATCCCGCCGGAGCTGCGGCCGATGGTGCAGCTCGACGGTGGCCGGTTCGCCACCTCGGACCTGAACGACCTGTACCGCCGCGTCATCAACCGCAACAACCGGCTCAAGCGACTGATCGACCTCGGTGCCCCCGAGATCATCGTCAACAACGAGAAGCGGATGCTGCAGGAGTCGGTCGACGCCCTGTTCGACAACGGACGTCGGGGCAGGCCCGTTACCGGGCCGGGCAACCGTCCGCTGAAGTCGCTTTCCGATCTGCTCAAGGGCAAGCAGGGCCGCTTCCGCCAGAACCTGCTCGGCAAGCGCGTCGACTACTCGGGCCGTTCGGTCATCGTGGTCGGCCCGCAGCTCAAGCTGCACCAGTGCGGTCTGCCGAAGCTGATGGCCTTGGAGCTGTTCAAGCCGTTCGTGATGAAGCGCCTGGTCGACCTGAACCACGCGCAGAACATCAAGAGCGCCAAGCGGATGGTGGAGCGTCAGCGTCCGCAGGTGTGGGACGTCCTCGAAGAGGTCATCGGTGAGCACCCCGTGCTGCTCAATAGGGCACCGACACTCCACCGTTTGGGGATCCAGGCCTTCGAGCCGCAGCTGGTGGAGGGCAAGGCCATCCAGCTGCACCCGCTGGTCTGTGAGGCGTTCAACGCCGACTTCGACGGTGACCAGATGGCCGTGCACCTCCCGTTGAGCGCGGAGGCGCAGGCCGAGGCGCGCATCCTGATGCTGTCGTCGAACAACATCCTGTCTCCGGCGTCGGGCCGCCCGTTGGCCATGCCGCGTCTGGACATGGTGACCGGCCTGTACTTCCTGACCACCGAGATCGAGGGCGACACCGGCCACTACACGCCGGCCGCCAAGGATCAGCCGGAGTCCGGGGTGTACAGCTCGCCGGCCGAGGCCATCATGGCGCTCGACCGCGGCGCGCTGTCGGTGCGGGCGAAGATCCGGGTGCGGCTGACGCAGCAGCGTCCGCCGGTCGACCTCGAGGCGCAGCTGTTCGAGAACGGCTGGACCCCGGGCGACGCCTGGACCGCCGACACCACGCTGGGCCGTGTGCTGTTCAACGAGCTGCTGCCGAAGGGCTATCCGTTCGTCAACGAGCAGATGCACAAGAAGGTGCAGGCCCGGATCATCAACGATCTGGCCGAGCGCTACCCGATGATCGTCGTCGCGCAGACCGTCGACAAGCTCAAGGACGCCGGCTTCCACTGGGCCACGCGTTCCGGGGTGACGGTCTCGATGGCCGACGTGCTGGTGCCGCCGCAGAAGCAAGAGATCCTCGACCGGTACGAGAAGGAAGCCGACGGGATCGAGAAGAAGTACCAGCGCGGCGCGCTCAACCACGACGAGCGCAACGAGGCCCTGGTCAAGATCTGGCAGGACGCGACCGAAGAGGTCGGTAAGGCGCTGGAGGAGTACTACCCCGAGGACAACCCGATCATCACGATCGTGAAGTCCGGCGCGACGGGCAACCTCACCCAGACCCGCACCCTGGCCGGCATGAAGGGCCTGGTGACGAACCCGAAGGGTGAGTTCATCCCGCGTCCGATCAAGTCCTCGTTCCGCGAGGGCCTGACGGTGCTGGAGTACTTCATCAACACCCACGGCGCCCGTAAGGGTCTGGCCGACACCGCGCTGCGTACCGCCGACTCGGGTTACCTGACCCGCCGTCTGGTGGACGTGTCGCAGGACGTCATCGTTCGCGAGAACGACTGCGAGACCGAGCGCGGCATCAACGTCACGCTGGCCGAGAAGCAGGACGACGGCACCTTGGTGCGCGATCAGCACATCGAGACCTCGGCCTACGCCCGCACCCTGGCGACCGACGCGGTCGACGCCGACGGCAACGTCGTCGTCGAGCGTGGTCACGACCTGGGTGACCCGGCCATCGATGCGCTGTTGGCCGCCGGGATCACCGAGGTCAAGGTCCGGTCGGTGCTGACATGCACGACGGGCACCGGCGTGTGCGCCATGTGCTATGGCCGTTCGATGGCGACCGGCAAGCTGGTCGACATCGGCGAGGCCGTCGGCATCGTGGCCGCGCAGTCGATCGGTGAGCCCGGCACGCAGCTGACGATGCGTACCTTCCACCAGGGTGGTGTCACCGGTGGCCAGGACATCGTCGGTGGTCTGCCCCGCGTGCAGGAGCTGTTCGAGGCCCGCGTGCCCCGCAACCGCGCCCCGATCGCCGACGTCAGCGGGCGGATCCGCCTGGAGGAGAGCGACAAGTTCTACAAGATCACCATCGTTCCCGACGACGGGGGCGAGGAGGTCGTGTACGACAAGCTCTCCCGTCGTCAGCGCCTGAAGGTGTTCAAGCACGAGGACGGCTCCGAGCGACTGCTGACCGACGGCGACCACGTCGAGGTGGGCCAGCAGCTGATGGAAGGCTCGGCCGACCCGCACGAGGTGCTGCGCGTCCAGGGTCCCCGCGAGGTGCAGATCCACCTCGTCAAGGAGGTCCAGGAGGTGTACCGCGCTCAGGGTGTGTCGATCCACGACAAGCACATCGAGGTCATCGTCCGGCAGATGCTGCGTCGCGTCACGATCATCGATTCGGGTGCGACGGAGTTCCTGCCCGGCTCGCTGACCGAGCGTGGCGAGTTCGAGACGGAGAACCGTCGGGTGGTCGCCGAGGGCAACGAGCCCGCGGCGGGTCGTCCGGTGCTGATGGGTATCACGAAGGCGTCGCTGGCCACGGATTCGTGGCTGTCGGCGGCGTCGTTCCAGGAGACCACCCGCGTGCTGACCGATGCGGCGATCAACTGCCGCAGCGACAAGCTGCAGGGTCTGAAGGAGAACGTGATCATCGGCAAGCTGATCCCGGCCGGCACCGGCATCAACCGGTACCGCAACATCCAGGTTCAGCCGACCGAAGAGGCCCGCGCCGCGGCGTACACGATCCCGTCCTACGAGGATCAGTACTACAGCCCGGACTTCGGTCAGGCCACCGGCGCTGCGGTGCCGCTGGATGACTACGGTTACTCGGACTACCGCTAG